One Helianthus annuus cultivar XRQ/B chromosome 12, HanXRQr2.0-SUNRISE, whole genome shotgun sequence genomic region harbors:
- the LOC118485109 gene encoding chromatin assembly factor 1 subunit A-like, with protein MDDEPIPWKDDRTEEQKYQYRKLIAETKIIRLSGVYLEARRANRWDPDRNCYLDRYGNVAIDDKTLDVEAIIQEYKEDDEYWQHKWWGTPTSKMIEEEKEKERKEKEEKERKEMEEKKMNGKCSNCEKSEADSVKLLKDVESLTLENNSLKIKKKADNEQILELCLNYEKIKSENDKLLVVRVTWKHGGFGLGSVHSASARVHQK; from the exons atggatgatgAACCGATTCCTTGGAAGGATGATCGTACAGAGGAACAGAAGTACCAATACAGGAAGTTGATTGCTGAAacaaagattatcagactttctggtgtatacttggaagcaagaagagcaaatcgttgggatccagacagaaattgctatcttgatcggtatggcaatgtggcgattgatgacaaaacgctagatGTTGAAGCCATCATTCAAGAgtacaaagaagatgatgagtattggcaacacaagtggtggggaacaccaacgtcaaagatgattgaagaagaaaaagagaaagagagaaaggagaaagaagagaaagagagaaaagaaATGGAAGAGAAAAAGATGAATGGAAAATGTTCGAATTGtgaaaaatcagaagcagacagtgtgaaactcttgaaggatgtggagagtttgacattggaaaacaattCTCTGAAGATCAAGAAGAAGGCTGATAATGAACAGATTTTGGAGTTATGCTTGAACTATGAAAAGATAAAATCTGAGAATGATAAACT GTTGGTTGTTCGGGTTACATGGAAACACGGCGGGTTTGGTCTTGGTTCGGTTCACTCAGCTTCAGCTCGGGTTCACCAAAAATGA